GTCACGCTCACGGTGCGCCGAGGCGAACGGCGGTTCGACGTTACCGTGACGCGACGCCTGCCCATCAACGATTCGTTCAGCACCGTCCTTTTGCCGAACGGCGTCGGGTACATCGGGGTGCGCGCCTCCGCGTCCTCCCTACAGGCGTTGCCGTACGAGTTGGGCGCGGAAATCAACCGGTTGCAGCGGCAAGGCGCACGGCGATTCATTCTCGACGTGCGGGGGAACGCGTCGCTCTCCGTGCAAGACGGCGCGAATCTCGCGGACGTCTTCTTACGCGAGGGGGTGATCACGCGGGTGTACGACGTGAACGGCGAGTGGACGCCGTCGTCCTTGCAGACTGAAGCGAAGAATGGCATGTTCGACGTGGACGCGCCGTTGGTGGTGCTCGTCAACGAAGGCACGGAGAACGGCGGTGAAGTGCTCGCGGCGGCGTTGCAAGCGCACGGTCGCGCGCGCGCGGTTGGCGCGCGCACCGCTGGGAACGGCGTGATGTTCTTTCCGTTCCGCACGCCGGAAGGCGGGTGGTTGAGCGTGCCGGTGCGCGCGTGGTTCACGCCAAGTGGACGCAGCGTGCACGGGGTGGGCGTGACGCCGGACGTGATCGTGCCGAGCGACGCGGGCGTGTTCCCAGACAAGCCGGACGTTGTGCTGGACGCGTCGTTGGCGGCGGCCTTGGCGTTGCTTGCGCGCACGCCTTGACGTCACCAAGCGCGCTCGTGCAAACGAAAACCTGGGATCGTGCACATTCGAAAAACGCCGTTCCCAAAAGGCATGAGCTTCCTCTGGAAGTGAGGTACGCTTCCTGACGTTCACATCGTGATCGACGCGAGTCTCCACTTCTTATCGGGCGTTGTTCGTCGTCCGTCGGCATCTCGTTGAAGTCCATGATGTCACACCTCACCCGGACGGTCCTCGTGACCATCGACATGCATCAGCGATGCGACGAACGCCCGCAACTCCTCGCTCGCGTCCCACGCGGCCTCCTCGCGCAACCAATCGGGCAAAGCGTCGTGCACGGCGAGCGCTCGAACGAGCAACGCGCGGCACGCCGCGCAGGGTTGCAGCGCGAACAACGACGCCAGCAGCGTCAAGAGGGCCGAGGTGGGGTGCGCGTCGGCGAGCTTCGTGACGTTCTTGACGAACGCGTGCCGTTCGTCCGGCGACCACGTCGAGGCGCGCGACGCCACGTCGGTCAACAGGTCTTCATCGCCGAGCTCGACGTGCCCGTGCAGTAGTTCCGCGCCGTCGCCTTCCCGTCCGGGCGTGCGCAGCAACCGCAGCGCGAGCGTGCGCACGTCCGGATGCTGAAGGTGCCCCAAGGCGCGCACGGCCCGGTACGAGACAACGCTGTCGTCGTGCTCCGCCAACGCGATCAACCGCGTTGGATCGCGTGGAAAGGGCCGACGAAGGAACACGGTCAGCATTGCCTTGAGGCGCCCAGAGTCCCGCTCGACGTCGAGGTCACGCGCGAGTTCCGCAACGTCCGCGTCAGCGGCCCGTTCACCCCACCGCATCAAGGACGGATTGAACGTGCGGCTGCGCTCGACTTCCCGCCGTGCCCACGCCAGGGACACGTCGAGCGCCGCACGCTCCGAGCTGTTCGCGGTGACGCGCCCTGCGAGCTCTTCGACGCGGTCCAAGTATGCGCGCACATCCTCGTCATGTTCGTGAACGCGAAGCAGATCATTCACGACGTCCTCGCCGAACAATCCACGCGCATCCTGAAGCAACTCCCCGTCCTCCACGCGCTCCGCGTCACGCCGCAACGCCCGGCCGATGTCGCGCAGTAACTCGGGGAGGATGCGAAGGCCGCGCAGGTCGAGCAGGGCCGGTCCGAAGAACCGCACGAGTTGATCGTCCGCGTCGGCTGCTTGGCGAAAGCGCGCTCGCAACTCGCGCGCGGCGTGTTCGTCTCCGTCGAAGGCGAGCAACTTGAGCAACTCCACGAGTTGTCGCGCATCCCAAAACTGCGCGGTCGTATCGCGCAGGTCATCAAGGGCGCGCAAGACGTGCGGGCGTACGTCCGGCCACACCCCGGTGAGTTTCGCGGCGTCCGCAAGGTACACGCTCGTGCGCCCTTCGAGTTGCGCGTCGAACGCGGTGTCACGCACGCACGCGTCCAGCACGACCGCGCGGACCGCCGTGCGTTCAGCGTCACTCGCGCGTTGAAGGTGCAAAAGCGCGCGGCCCAACCCGTCGTGCAACGCGCGTTCGAACGCGGCAAGATCATCAAGCACGCTGCGCTCCTGGCTGGAACGGCATGGCGTCACGATGAAAGATCATGATGATCCTGCTTCGCCGCGTCGTTCACGTGAAGCGTGCTCGATGGCATGTAACGCGTCGTGCGCGACGTTCGCGATCGTGATGCCGTACCCGCTCGCGCCAAGCGTCTCGCCGTCAAAAGCGCGCATCGGTCGTTCGTGCTGCGTCAGCAACGCCTGCAACGCCGGAATGGCCGCTGGATGCCCGAGCTTTCCGAGGGCGCGCGCCGCTTCGAGGCGCAGCACGCCATCCTCGTCGTGCGTCAAGGCGATCAGCGCGTACACGGCTTCCCGGTACCGCCCTTGCTCCATCACGCGCAGTAATGCCGAGCGTACGTCTGCGTTCGGTTCCTCGCCCAGCCGGCGGACGAGCGCGCCGCGCACCACAGGCTCCTTCAATTTGCCGAGGCGCAACACCCAGCCTTGCCGCACGTACGCCACGCGCTCCTCGCTCAGCAACACCAGCACGCGCGGCACGATCGGCGTGAGGTCCGCGTCCGTCGCGTACTCCACGGCACGGCGACGCACCCGCTCGCTTTCGTGCTGCAAGAATTCCTCAGGGACCGGCAGGGGGTGCGCTTGCTCGTGGTTGACGTACAACCCGGTCGTGATGACTTCGGCGTGCCGCGAGGTCCACGCGACCTTGACGACGTCCGGTGTCACGGCGTCGTGCCGCTGCAACGTGAACAGCACGCGTTGAGAGGCGTCGGCGTGCTCATCGCGCTTCAGCACGTCCAGAGCGGCGCGCGTCCAGTTCGGCGCGTCAAGCACGCGCAGCACTTCGACGAGGCGCACGAGGTCATGCTCCTGCACGCGTGGCAGCCACGTCCACGCGGTTGCGGCCACGTCGTGCACGCCGTGCTTCGCCAGGAGCGTGAGCAGCGACGTCGCGACGTGCGCGTCCACCTCCACGTCCAGCGCACCGCGAAGAACGCTCAGCAACGCGACGTCCAGCGTTGGCGCGCGCAGCAGTGTGCTGAGGGCCGCGCGCCGCACCTCGACATCCTGCGCGGCGGTCCGCACGACGTTCACGAGGTCGGGTTCCAGCAGCGGCAAGCCCCACCCGAAGCCGTTCATGTCGTACCCGGCGAGCAATTCTCGCAGCCACGTTTCGTACCACGTCAAGAAGTCCGGGAAGGGCGAGAAGAACGGCGGCGACGTGAGGTTCCAGTCGACGTACACGATCCTGCCTTGATGCGCGCCCGACACGATCAGCAGCACGTCGAAGGTGCAGCCTTGCGTCAGGAGTGTCACGAACCCGTCGTAGATGGCGTCGCTGTCCTCGGGGAGGTGCAATGCGACGCGCCAGTCCACGCCGTCGGGCATGTTCGGGTGCAGCGGGGACGGTCGGTCCACGCGGCCTTCCTGCGCGGCTTCGTGCAGCGAGTACAAGCCGTAGTCTTGCCCGGCGCCGCCGTTGCCGACGTGCACGAGGAAGTCACGGTACGCGTCGGGCAGGCGAACGCCGTGCTGCGCTTCGAACGCGGCGACGTCCGCCTCGCCGAGCGGTGGGCCGAGATGGAAGTGGTGCGCGCCCGAGCCGAACACGTCACGTGATTGACGGCGCGCCTCGGCAAGGCGGGAGTGAATGAAGTCGATGCGCGCGTGATTCATGTCGTTACGCTAGCAAGGGCGCGGCGAACGGGCATCCGCACGTCGGCGGACGAGCGCGTGGCCGACAGGCTGACCGTGCGGCACAATCAACTGGGAGGTCGAGCGCGTCGTTGACCGTACAAGCCGTGGAGATCGCCTTGCGTGACTTGCTGCCCTCGTTGGGCTGTGACTTCACCGTCAACCACCCGGGACGTCACGTCCAGAGCGGCCCTTCTCGCACATCGACGCTCGTCTCTCGGTTCATGACCGCGAGGTGTACGACTTGAGCTTCGACGAGGTACGACCATTGGGGTTGCACGAACGTCGACCAACGCTTGTGTCCGTCTCATGCGGCAAGCTTAAGTTCGGCGGCCATCAGAGCGAGCTCGTCGTGACACCGCCACTGCCAAAAACCCATCTCCTCGCAATCGAATAGAACGGCGAGGTCATACGCGAGAAGCCGCTCGCCTGCTCGTTCCTTCCACCTTCCACGGGCTTTCCATGCGTTTGACGAAGTCGTATCAGTGAAAGGAGCGAGGATTGGTCACATCACGTCATCCAGTAGGCGCCGTAGAAAGGCGTCGTACGCGTCTTTCATCGGCAGGTCGGTGTCGATCTTCACGCGGCGGCGCGTTGCTTTCACGACCTCGTTCGTGACGGGATTGAAGCCGTCCTTCTCGTACGTTTCCCAGTACACGCCGACGCCGCGCCGCTGCCAGGCGGGCACCTCGTTGAAGTTCACGCCGCGCTCGAACAGCAACTCGTTCTTGAAGGCCACCGTTTGCCCTTCGAGAATTCGCGTGGCTTCGGCGACGCTCTTGCCTTCTTGCCGCAGCGTCCAGTACGCGAGGCCGTTGAGGGCGCAGCGCGCCGCGTCCGCTTGCCGCCAGCGAAAGTAATCCACGACGTCCTGCTCCTTCACGCCGAGCCACACGCGGCTGTCGAAGGTCGCGCGTGCCCCGCACGCGAGGCTGAACGTCGCCGAGGCGAAGCCCGCCGAGAGGCTCACGAGCTTTTCGAGTTCCCGGTCGAACAGCGTCCACGACGGCGGGAAGAGGACGCTGATCTCGTCGCTTTCCGTGTACGCGTACACGCCCCCGAATTCTTCGAGAAGTGCCCGCGCGGTTTCAGTCATGAAGGCGCTCATGCGTTCGTCGAACGGCTTGGCGAAGCGCGTCGCCGTGAACGTGGAGAAGCCGCGCCCGTCGACGCGCAAGACCGTCCACGCGCCGGGCAGGAGTTTGAGGTTGTGGTAGTACTCCAGGGCGCGCAGGCGCGCTTCGAAGTCATTGTTGTTCATCGCAGAAGTCTTTCTTGGATTTGGAAGGTGTCGCTTTCGAGGCGCACGTCGAAGAGCGTGTCGAAGCCTTCGGCGAAGGTCGGGGCTTGGAGGCGCTTCAAAGTCGCGAAGACGGCGACGTCGGGTACGCGCGCCTTGCCTTCGCGGCGTCGATTGCGTTCCAGCGAGCCGCGCACGTTCGGCACGAAGAAGTACCCGACGAGGCGCGCTTCGTATGCCCGCCCGAGGGCGATGAGGTCCACTCGCTCTTCGACCGTCGGGTTGGTGTTGTCCACGACGACGCTTCGTCCCGCTTGCAGCGCTTCGGCGACGAGTTGAAGCTGCCGTCTCGTCTTGTTGCGGTTGTTGGGGAAGAGGTCCTTGCTGACGAGGGCGTGCGACGCGGCGAAACGCGCTTGGTACAAGGTGGACTTGCCGGCGCCTTGCAACCCGACGAAGAGCACGAGTTCGAGCGGCGGGGGAGAAGGCAGGTCGTCAGCGAGGATGTCGCGCGCTCCGTCCTTCCCACGAAGGCATTCCTGTCGTGCTCATTCGCTGGGTGAAGGCGCGATTGAAGGACAGGTTGCTCAGGGTTCGGGCGGCGCGATTCATGAAGTCGAGTGTAAAGCGTCCACGGGGAGGGGGGATGGGCTGCGTGGCGTACGCCGTCGTGTCAGGTCAGGCGCGCGAGGGCCGCGAAGAGCGCGTCGACGTTCGCGCGTTCCGGCAGGCCGGCAACTTGCCCGTCGCCGAGTTCCACCACGCGCCACGCGCCGTCCTCACGTTTCGCGACGTCCATCGTGAAGAAGCGGCTGGGCACGCGCGCGGCGAGCGCTTCGAACGCGTGGATGGGCACGGTCTCGCCGTGGTACTCGCCTTCTTCCCAGTACTCGCTGCTGAGCACGACCTTTCCGTCGAGGACGAAGAGGCGGTGTTCGCGCGTGAGCGGCATGCCGCTTTTCGAGTGCGCGCTGAGCGCCGCGAAGCGTTCGAATTCGCGCAGGACGAGGCCGCCGACGAGGTCGCGGCCTTGCCGCGCGAGGAAGGTGTCGATGACGTGCCGAGCGGACGGGCGGTCGCTCGCGTCGGGAATGAAGCAGGCCTGGGACCACTCGTGCTTGCGGCTTTTGACGTAGTCCTTGACGATGAGGGGCGAGCCGCCGAAGGTGTCGAGGGCGGCGTCGACGTGCGCGTGGTTGACGTCGCTGGGCGTGTCGCCGGGAATCCAAGTGCTGCGGGGGGTGTCGTCGCGCAGCGCGTCGTACCAACTGGGCAGGAGGTGCGTGAAGCGGTACGCGCTCGGGTCGGTGAGAAGGCGGGCGCCGCGTTCGATCAGCGCGGCGTGCAGGGCGTCGTACGCTTCGGGGCGCAGCATCCACCCGCGGTACACGAGGGGGGAGGCGTCGAGGTGGCGGGGTAGCCAGCGCAGGGCGCGGGTGAGGTGGCCGTCGAGGAGGGCTTCGAGGTCGAGCAGCGCGTGAGGCAGCCCGTGCCGCTC
The Deinococcus yavapaiensis KR-236 DNA segment above includes these coding regions:
- a CDS encoding S41 family peptidase — translated: MRSNFKARAVACVTAIALTIAFAQPSLPQPLIESRVVAQRLDEITRTLREPAAQEAAVRDFARTLPGAVYVDPATVRAQQRAPACIGIGVPNDVNALATRGLISVQLGSPAYNAGVRVGDVIERVNQQAVEERTPLALLSAVCGADGSTVTLTVRRGERRFDVTVTRRLPINDSFSTVLLPNGVGYIGVRASASSLQALPYELGAEINRLQRQGARRFILDVRGNASLSVQDGANLADVFLREGVITRVYDVNGEWTPSSLQTEAKNGMFDVDAPLVVLVNEGTENGGEVLAAALQAHGRARAVGARTAGNGVMFFPFRTPEGGWLSVPVRAWFTPSGRSVHGVGVTPDVIVPSDAGVFPDKPDVVLDASLAAALALLARTP
- a CDS encoding HEAT repeat domain-containing protein, whose amino-acid sequence is MNHARIDFIHSRLAEARRQSRDVFGSGAHHFHLGPPLGEADVAAFEAQHGVRLPDAYRDFLVHVGNGGAGQDYGLYSLHEAAQEGRVDRPSPLHPNMPDGVDWRVALHLPEDSDAIYDGFVTLLTQGCTFDVLLIVSGAHQGRIVYVDWNLTSPPFFSPFPDFLTWYETWLRELLAGYDMNGFGWGLPLLEPDLVNVVRTAAQDVEVRRAALSTLLRAPTLDVALLSVLRGALDVEVDAHVATSLLTLLAKHGVHDVAATAWTWLPRVQEHDLVRLVEVLRVLDAPNWTRAALDVLKRDEHADASQRVLFTLQRHDAVTPDVVKVAWTSRHAEVITTGLYVNHEQAHPLPVPEEFLQHESERVRRRAVEYATDADLTPIVPRVLVLLSEERVAYVRQGWVLRLGKLKEPVVRGALVRRLGEEPNADVRSALLRVMEQGRYREAVYALIALTHDEDGVLRLEAARALGKLGHPAAIPALQALLTQHERPMRAFDGETLGASGYGITIANVAHDALHAIEHASRERRGEAGSS
- a CDS encoding tRNA(His) guanylyltransferase Thg1 family protein, producing MNNNDFEARLRALEYYHNLKLLPGAWTVLRVDGRGFSTFTATRFAKPFDERMSAFMTETARALLEEFGGVYAYTESDEISVLFPPSWTLFDRELEKLVSLSAGFASATFSLACGARATFDSRVWLGVKEQDVVDYFRWRQADAARCALNGLAYWTLRQEGKSVAEATRILEGQTVAFKNELLFERGVNFNEVPAWQRRGVGVYWETYEKDGFNPVTNEVVKATRRRVKIDTDLPMKDAYDAFLRRLLDDVM
- a CDS encoding ATP-binding protein — its product is MLFVGLQGAGKSTLYQARFAASHALVSKDLFPNNRNKTRRQLQLVAEALQAGRSVVVDNTNPTVEERVDLIALGRAYEARLVGYFFVPNVRGSLERNRRREGKARVPDVAVFATLKRLQAPTFAEGFDTLFDVRLESDTFQIQERLLR
- a CDS encoding ATP-grasp domain-containing protein codes for the protein MLLVPAMPFAGRTPDEAYAPEVDAAERHGLPHALLDLEALLDGHLTRALRWLPRHLDASPLVYRGWMLRPEAYDALHAALIERGARLLTDPSAYRFTHLLPSWYDALRDDTPRSTWIPGDTPSDVNHAHVDAALDTFGGSPLIVKDYVKSRKHEWSQACFIPDASDRPSARHVIDTFLARQGRDLVGGLVLREFERFAALSAHSKSGMPLTREHRLFVLDGKVVLSSEYWEEGEYHGETVPIHAFEALAARVPSRFFTMDVAKREDGAWRVVELGDGQVAGLPERANVDALFAALARLT